From Aedes albopictus strain Foshan chromosome 1, AalbF5, whole genome shotgun sequence, one genomic window encodes:
- the LOC109422941 gene encoding retinol dehydrogenase 13, with the protein MDDIKAALADADPFASWWPFVISGIVFLISTIRMYMGGQVCPNSNLVRDQVIIVTGASGGIGQALCKELVRRSAHVIMACRDLEKGDRARQSIIREISGASVELVPLDLRSFDCVRRFVREVESHHRQVDVLINNAGIIFHPEQRTTDGFEMHLQCNYLGHFLLTQLLLPLLERAPQGRVINVSAHGYTAGKMNIEDPLNVGSWAPGFHARDAFSHSKLAIVLASRALAGRLRKAKSKVTINACSPGLVRGTDHLRYSPIMRALFARALTYPWMWLFMKNPHQGAQTMVRLATDPDLAQVSGEFFNDCEQTDVTELAKDDLLAEKLYKETMKALKLE; encoded by the exons GATGTACATGGGCGGCCAGGTTTGCCCCAATTCGAATTTGGTGCGCGACCAGGTGATTATCGTAACCGGAGCCAGCGGTGGCATCGGTCAGGCATTGTGCAAAGAGCTGGTGCGTCGGTCGGCCCACGTCATCATGGCGTGCCGGGATCTGGAGAAAGGCGACCGCGCTCGTCAATCAATCATCCGCGAAATTTCCGGTGCTTCGGTGGAGCTGGTCCCGCTGGATTTGCGGTCGTTCGACTGCGTGCGACGGTTCGTGCGGGAGGTCGAATCACACCACCGGCAGGTCGACGTGCTGATCAACAATGCGGGCATCATATTTCATCCCGAGCAGCGAACCACCGATGGATTCGAGATGCATCTGCAGTGCAATTATTTAG GACACTTTTTGCTAACtcagctgctgctgccgctgctcgAGCGGGCCCCACAAGGACGGGTAATTAATGTGTCCGCCCATGGCTACACGGCCGGCAAGATGAACATCGAGGATCCGCTGAATGTTGGCAGCTGGGCGCCCGGGTTCCACGCGAGGGATGCCTTCTCGCACTCGAAGCTGGCGATTGTGCTGGCCAGTCGTGCCCTGGCCGGACGGCTGCGAAAGG CCAAATCGAAAGTCACCATAAACGCGTGCAGTCCCGGGTTAGTACGCGGCACGGATCACCTCCGGTACTCACCCATCATGAGGGCACTGTTTGCCCGGGCTCTTACCTACCCGTGGATGTGGCTGTTCATGAAGAACCCCCACCAGGGAGCACAAACGATGGTCCGGTTGGCAACGGATCCGGATCTAGCCCAGGTGTCCGGAGAGTTTTTCAA TGATTGCGAACAAACCGACGTCACCGAGCTGGCCAAAGATGATTTGCTGGCGGAGAAGCTGTACAAAGAAACCATGAAGGCGCTGAAGCTGGAGTGA